From the genome of Lutzomyia longipalpis isolate SR_M1_2022 chromosome 2, ASM2433408v1, one region includes:
- the LOC129788930 gene encoding protein bark beetle produces the protein MGKIVNSVRMCKRHKRSEIKSIIAVCILSVILQCVRGQDVELLNDIDGYTLEPHSTDSHPQPLDHVQETSEFIELPGGSVTAEKILHRAEKPYLLLGDLDVETSGRLVIEPGVVMHFAPSVGITVRGIIQAVGSATNRIVFSPRPTFHDTHLDEGTFVTPEDLGARLVDGPTPLEGRLQIFHKGKWRSVCTNSRNWTIPDYEVVCRQMGFQGGRFWNWMDRIQNFQPRLLYEEPECRGSEDTLFKCSWDRRQLGSGACDYHNDIGVQCLPLHASEMHYWRGIRFEYAIAEPQTANNAVFESMSLSEIKYVDIQRAGYGRGGATTSAIEVLGNPPVLHHVTVDHSAYTGINVTRSEAAFTFRDVTVRRSRGIGIFVNSSYGLAHFEGCTVSSSGADGIKYEGHDWRFNERPGQLRIYDLCSLPTTAGQIYPIWLSVDQSQFSAVPKECGKYFFTRPGFRLTVSFQQFVLTRNETSQIEIFDGASPNDRLLGMWSARNYTRPQSLTSTREKIYVRFRAEARAEMVGYLRITAGQSKTYDLNVTKSRIEDNGGPGVAVRNLRSQVHVHTSMINNNGHAAGLHVVNGAGDVNVTESRIGFNQGSGINITYFGGNRNISRTYLTGNREYGFAVWLNQTFKDREEFFPFNQTTAVQYSEIFRNFETGIYHGNYSGDSWVNITGNWFNDSQSHSVEIQTCWFPDQNGTRLNLQIGQNVFEHDNKIGLLISPALNVHGRIEFNEFRRGTFGALLIRNRPLEEFRQIPARFIVQHNQFYRNRGIYVASLGLSPYTTRRIQSILFTRNFIKDNKIQEAFGPTEDEGVEGEGGVGRLNPRSRVAAPVVISSSNVDIFRNIFFNPDSKYEVGSQLSDQSEVLNVTFNYLGHTDEARIFAKLFHRYDRYDLAKINYFPYLLHPSNPGTNKISAIPTFVPSFQSEGFDRVGGEIDGQITLTSGSYTVEKDINVRPGGKLVIHSGVTLNFVPNVGFMVAGKLEARGRHPDDIMFTLKREPVATADNETNEAFTMEAEMMDAETEPNVETTPTVPVRLLGGIDEHEGRLQVYVEGKWGTVCDYGWNIINAALVCHQLGLALNPYDWRLQRSEVPGAGTSEDIVLSHVRCTEHDIDITQCRSERADRGEFENSCTHEHDVGIRCYEGAWAGVRFGVLSERVDLQYVTIEKAGVFDYSTNTFKPALQMDFARHNLENVRIVNNLHDGLGIVYSDIFGGNGINNVVHSEFANNRGNGISLKQLGLRVQSSTIRDNAASGITHDPVLSAVEQREIAGWFHIPTDRNVEPDYNAEESHYRPFMLPDHNEAIELETWQIYHIITAKHIGEPVERTFNIRCQPGYVIGIQLLNPVQNHSTEDIWFHDAQTPNHRSDIWQVSRDLSVFPVTSSSYGIILHYRSGELGLGGVVLTLSTIPAPVQNIRNRIVRGPVPTLYVTGTKIQRNLRGVSATYYNRYLGEKGEHYLRKANESMKIVKSEISHNREEAMFIHSPFWDVHVSNISEITIHVNSSMIVDNGRGIRQFSKDLRSSNNLFHYVLQDTTVERNSLGGMEVSLPFVWQYNENFTHSVYLGNTTWTKNRNFGIIISGHYAEVNITGNSFTENNCLAGLIGFRGMEKKLKIDYNQIAENNGKFMVEFKADSQSEILGTVHAVFVYNDIRNNRFEAPGLTRGLSMALRGRQQRRSDPTTVIGFGGIQKVMIRRNLITNNRMDYDLVAGVISARLSNFLDATENWWGSIEVDHIHTRIFDFDDWNNHAEVIFRPFLLEDNVDASMSVSFNERRPVDLDNLGGRIFEDLSIFRREVPYVIKSDITVMPGVTLSIGTGVEMEFAPNVGILVLGTLHAVGSSNGEIIMRPIARQTAELNRIERSLENLVVHDSIRLCTNRNCSYDENEIDPTHQGFLEYFNHTTLQWVPICDRRFTERNAQVVCRELGFDPLNVFFAHDRRIEFHTNSLTRIWSWVEPLECEGDENRLEECPERLNGQLYGRRHECKWFDDFVFVSCQGDPDKKDYWGGVRFANPDFESNFFDQRLQDSRISGRPGESTLEQVRIESAGILHGEKSPAVQSVFKNPRISSVTIRNSAHHGLNLISPTGSVHVQFLRVFGTLGQGINAISLTGEGRESDESSFTPLRSLDLPYSLFSLVDICDTEKEITIEERVILYYKYDNNPVNCVKIFNSAYRVKPLGFRLLQSNLFNHSREYGRRDGIHLFDGDIYNVTFAKKIGVIEADSGNDKQLFRTTFPSLSVRLVASGAPADHGFFAEIVTLPISAIGFNRDSQHNVSNSEITGAIRGAVSYSTAGEVSPTLTFEHNRFMRNCQQLYGNFSTCEATVRLDVQNMQSLFFRNNLVQSNQGGLFIRSDSRGSATSLRGWVHHNLFTGNLNRPSLHVEGRQSSPYQEITVFKNYFTQNLAAYENVIRLKQVVSNFSNNYVHRNRGGRIVEISGFDKVRLPIYQTTSHNGFYHNVATDWRGRATVVAGTAGQNYVDNIFYNPDNDYEMITVNRSIFEFQFWNSTLDVWKTKIDARHNYWHYNTTLAVSGRIRDRADDPTLLEVQFLPFYMNNETILDGKCPPGWTLIVDTCYIFVGAPMTFYEARDFCRSDNASMPFIRGDTSPLWHFLSRQMMHFSRGIERVWVQDLNFIDQCTTFFFRNIELDSCDNRRTFVCEIDPKVMIDPLSWRADLLTIGLISLLCLLFLLLFFVLCCWYSKSRVRHVQRLQRRNSIRQSLRSLNSIDPQGSMRRRNMNMSRSNDILSTTTGTDYKKMPSNGSIDSIEKSALSSETSYDMYDTQNNGAQSEYSRKAPQGYGNEFLSNKYGEYANQKAQRNETAKTPKVYGLPQYEPQGFELSYRNEGFRDNSTFSGTRQNSISTTINEDTPIIQQVDPDETGSDYYGNSSTLPLRHRDENLSFLSELKTRLPDYEPLPRQSPSHSSFLPAPPTPPTQSQKTFTPAGPDGYHQPQIRRPDYPPPEVKRPESYYTAMKAARDSQMPPQGLPVSRPRTVYEPSGDERVPSKTYSRSKSEALLETNFDEGPSSPTLKPDNRSYSQPLETAM, from the exons atGGGAAAGATAGTGAATAGTGTGAGAATGTGCAAAAGACacaaaagaagtgaaattaaatcaataattgCCGTGTGCATTCTATCTGTGATTCTCCAATGTGTTCGAGGGCAGGATGTTGAGCTCCTCAATGACATCGACGGCTACACACTCGAGCCGCACTCAACGGACAGCCATCCACAGCCGTTGGATCATGTCCAAGAGACGAGTGAGTTCATCGAACTTCCTGGCGGCTCCGTGACCGCCGAGAAGATTCTCCATCGCGCCGAGAAACCCTACCTCCTCCTTGGGGACCTCGATGTTGAGACATCGGGGCGTCTCGTGATCGAACCCGGCGTTGTCATGCACTTTGCCCCCTCTGTGGGTATTACTGTGCGAGGAATTATCCAAGCTGtg GGAAGCGCCACTAATCGGATTGTTTTCTCGCCACGACCCACCTTTCATGACACTCACCTCGATGAGGGGACCTTCGTCACGCCTGAGGATCTGGGGGCGAGGCTCGTGGATGGCCCTACGCCACTTGAAGGACGCCTGCAGATCTTCCACAAAGGAAAGTGGCGATCGGTGTGCACGAATTCGAGGAA CTGGACAATCCCTGACTACGAGGTAGTCTGCAGGCAGATGGGTTTTCAAGGTGGCCGTTTCTGGAATTGGATGGACAGGATCCAGAATTTCCAGCCACGGCTGCTGTACGAAGAGCCCGAATGTCGCGGAAGTGAGGATACTCTATTCAAGTGTTCCTGGGATCGCCGACAACTTGGATCAGGTGCTTGTGACTACCACAATGACATTGGGGTTCAGTGTCTTCCACTGCATGCATCGGAGATGCACTACTGGCGAGGAATACGCTTCGAATATGCCATCGCTGAACCCCAAACAGCCAACAATGCTGTCTTTGAATCCATGTCACTCTCTGAGATAAAATACGTCGACATTCAGAGAGCTGGATATGGACGTGGAGGTGCCACAACGTCAGCTATTGAGGTGCTGGGGAATCCTCCAGTCCTACACCACGTAACGGTAGATCATTCAGCCTACACGGGGATCAATGTTACGAGATCTGAAGCAGCTTTCACATTTCGGGATGTTACTGTGCGACGTAGCAGAGGAATTGGAATCTTTGTCAACTCCAGCTATGGTTTGGCCCATTTTGAGGGTTGCACCGTGAGTAGCAGTGGCGCTGATGGAATCAAATACGAAGGACATGATTGGCGCTTCAATGAACGTCCCGGACAGCTGAGGATCTACGATTTGTGCTCTCTCCCTACAACTGCTGGGCAAATCTATCCCATATGGCTCTCTGTAGATCAATCGCAATTTTCCGCAGTACCCAAAGAATGCGGGAAGTACTTCTTCACACGGCCAGGATTTCGGCTAACAGTATCCTTCCAGCAGTTTGTCCTGACCCGAAATGAGACTTCGCAAATTGAAATCTTCGATGGAGCTTCTCCCAATGATAGATTGCTGGGAATGTGGTCAGCAAGGAATTACACTCGACCGCAGAGCTTAACCAGCACCCGGGAGAAGATCTACGTGAGATTCCGGGCAGAGGCGAGAGCTGAAATGGTTGGGTACCTCCGGATAACGGCGGGGCAGAGCAAAACATATGATCTCAATGTCACAAAGAGTCGCATCGAGGACAATGGAGGGCCGGGTGTTGCGGTGAGAAACCTCCGATCTCAGGTACACGTCCACACGAGTATGATCAACAACAATGGCCACGCTGCCGGGTTGCACGTGGTCAACGGGGCGGGAGATGTGAATGTGACGGAAAGCAGAATTGGGTTCAATCAGGGCAGTGGCATCAACATCACATACTTCGGTGGGAATAGAAACATCTCACGCACTTATCTCACGGGAAATCGCGAATATGGCTTTGCTGTGTGGCTCAATCAAACTTTCAAAGACAGAGAGGAGTTCTTTCCCTTCAATCAAACCACCGCCGTGCAGTATTCTGAAATCTTCCGGAACTTCGAGACAGGCATCTATCATGGAAACTATTCAGGGGATTCATGGGTGAATATCACTGGCAATTGGTTCAACGACAGCCAATCGCATTCCGTGGAAATTCAGACGTGCTGGTTCCCAGATCAAAATGGCACAAGGCTCAATCTTCAAATTGGTCAGAATGTTTTTGAGCATGACAACAAAATTGGTTTGCTGATCAGTCCTGCGCTGAATGTGCATGGAAGGATTGAGTTTAATGAGTTCCGAAGAGGAACTTTTGGTGCTCTCCTCATTCGGAATAGACCACTGGAGGAGTTCCGGCAGATCCCTGCTAGATTTATTGTTCAGCACAATCAATTCTATCGCAATCGAGGGATTTATGTAGCCTCTTTGGGTCTATCTCCGTACACAACGAGACGAATTCAATCGATTCTTTTCACGAGAAACTTCATAAAGGATAATAAAATCCAGGAAGCTTTTGGGCCAACCGAAGATGAGGGTGTGGAAGGTGAAGGTGGAGTTGGAAGGCTAAATCCACGATCTCGCGTAGCAGCTCCCGTCGTGATCTCCTCAAGCAACGTAGACATTTTcaggaatattttcttcaatcctGACTCAAAGTACGAAGTAGGATCTCAGCTCTCTGATCAAAGTGAAGTCCTCAATGTAACGTTCAACTACTTGGGGCATACTGATGAGGCAAGGATCTTTGCAAAACTCTTCCACAGATATGATCg ctatgATTTAGCAAAGATCAACTACTTCCCCTATTTGCTGCATCCATCGAATCCTGGAACAAACAAGATCTCAGCAATTCCAACATTTGTGCCATCATTCCAGTCTGAAGGATTCGACAGAGTAGGAGGTGAGATAGATGGGCAAATTACACTTACAAGTGGATCCTATACAGTTGAGAAGGATATCAACGTTCGTCCTGGCGGGAAGCTCGTTATTCATTCAGGAGTTACGTTGAATTTTGTTCCTAACGTCGGTTTTATGGTAGCAGGAAAACTCGAAGCACGTGGACGTCATCCAGATGACATTATGTTCACACTTAAGCGTGAACCAGTTGCAACAGCAGACAACGAAACCAATGAAGCCTTCACAATGGAAGCCGAGATGATGGATGCAGAGACAGAGCCCAATGTTGAGACAACACCAACAGTCCCAGTTCGTCTTCTTGGCGGTATAGATGAGCACGAAGGACGGCTACAGGTGTACGTTGAAGGAAAATGGGGAACTGTTTGTGACTACGGATGGAATATTATAAATGCAGCTCTGGTTTGTCATCAACTGGGATTAGCACTGAATCCATACGATTGGAGACTTCAACGATCTGAAGTCCCAGGTGCTGGAACATCTGAAGATATTGTTTTGTCTCACGTTCGTTGCACAGAACATGATATTGATATAACACAGTGCAGATCTGAAAGGGCAGATCGAGGGGAGTTTGAGAATTCCTGTACGCACGAGCACGACGTTGGGATACGTTGCTATGAAGGAGCCTGGGCAGGAGTACGTTTTGGAGTACTCTCTGAAAGGGTTGATTTGCAGTACGTGACAATTGAGAAAGCTGGAGTCTTTGACTATTCAACGAATACCTTCAAACCAGCCCTTCAAATGGACTTTGCTAGGCACAATCTGGAAAATGTCCGAATAGTCAATAATCTCCATGATGGGCTAGGTATTGTCTATTCGGACATATTTGGCGGCAATGGCATAAACAATGTTGTACACAGTGAATTCGCCAATAATCGCGGCAATGGGATTAGCCTCAAACAACTCGGGCTCAGGGTACAGTCATCAACAATACGGGATAATGCAGCATCAGGAATTACCCACGATCCTGTCCTTTCAGCTGTTGAGCAGAGAGAAATTGCAGGATGGTTCCATATTCCAACAGATAGGAATGTCGAACCTGATTACAATGCTGAGGAGTCTCATTACCGGCCTTTTATGCTGCCAGATCACAATGAAGCCATTGAGCTCGAAACCTGGCAAATCTATCACATAATCACTGCCAAACACATTGGAGAGCCTGTGGAGAGAACGTTCAACATTCGATGCCAACCAGGATATGTTATTGGAATTCAACTGCTGAATCCAGTTCAAAATCACTCGACTGAAGATATTTGGTTCCACGACGCACAAACACCCAATCATCGATCGGACATTTGGCAAGTTTCACGTGATCTTTCTGTCTTCCCAGTTACGAGCAGTTCATACGGAATCATCCTACATTATCGTAGTGGGGAACTTGGACTAGGTGGAGTAGTTCTTACACTCTCAACCATACCAGCTCCTGTACAAAATATTCGCAACAGGATTGTACGAGGACCTGTTCCCACGCTCTATGTAACAGGAACGAAAATTCAAAGGAACCTCAGAGGGGTTTCTGCTACGTACTACAACAGATATTTGGGAGAAAAGGGTGAGCATTATCTGAGAAAAGCCAATGAATCGATGAAGATTGTAAAGTCAGAGATCAGCCATAACCGTGAGGAAGCAATGTTCATCCACTCACCTTTCTGGGATGTTCACGTTAGCAATATTTCCGAAATCACAATTCACGTCAACAGTTCCATGATCGTTGACAATGGACGGGGTATAAGGCAATTTTCGAAGGATCTCCGATCGTCAAACAATCTCTTCCACTACGTTCTGCAGGATACAACTGTTGAGAGAAATTCCTTAGGTGGAATGGAAGTGAGTCTACCCTTCGTGTGGCAgtacaatgaaaatttcactcatTCAGTGTATTTGGGTAATACAACGTGGACGAAGAATCGAAACTTTGGCATTATTATATCAGGACACTATGCGGAGGTCAATATAACAGGCAACAGCTTCACGGAGAATAATTGCTTAGCAGGATTGATTGGCTTCAGAGGAATGGAGAAGAAGCTGAAGATTGATTACAACCAAATTGCggaaaataatggaaaattcatggtTGAATTCAAAGCAGATAGTCAGAGTGAAATTCTAGGGACTGTTCATGCTGTTTTCGTTTACAACGACATCAGGAATAATCGCTTTGAGGCTCCGGGTTTAACAAGAGGCCTGTCAATGGCTCTGCGTGGTAGGCAACAACGCCGATCAGATCCTACAACTGTTATTGGCTTCGGAGGCATTCAAAAGGTCATGATCAGGAGAAACCTCATCACAAACAATAGAATGGACTATGATTTGGTAGCAGGAGTTATTTCAGCGCGGCTCAGCAATTTCTTAGATGCCACAGAGAATTGGTGGGGATCAATTGAGGTTGATCACATCCACACGAGGATTTTTGACTTTGATGACTGGAATAATCATGCGGAAGTTATCTTCAGACCTTTCCTGCTAGAAGACAATGTTGATGCAAGCATGTCTGTGTCATTCAACGAACGAAGACCTGTTGATCTTGACAATTTAGGTGGGAGAATCTTTGAAGATCTTTCTATCTTCCGCCGTGAAGTTCCTTACGTCATAAAAAGCGACATAACTGTTATGCCGGGAGTTACACTATCAATTGGAACCGGTGTGGAGATGGAGTTTGCTCCAAATGTGGGAATTCTAGTGCTAGGAACCTTGCATGCAGTTGGAAGTAGCAATGGTGAGATCATAATGCGACCCATTGCTAGGCAAACAGCTGAACTCAATCGTATTGAGAGATCGCTTGAGAATCTCGTTGTGCATGATTCCATCAGGCTGTGCACAAATAGGAATTGTTCATATGATGAGAATGAAATAGATCCAACTCATCAGGGTTTTCTGGAGTACTTCAATCACACCACACTTCAATGGGTTCCAATTTGCGATCGTCGCTTCACGGAGAGGAATGCGCAGGTTGTTTGCAGGGAGCTTGGATTTGATCCGCTGAATGTTTTCTTCGCCCATGACAGGCGCATTGAATTCCACACAAATTCCCTGACGAGGATCTGGTCGTGGGTTGAACCACTGGAATGTGAAGGGGATGAGAATCGTCTTGAGGAGTGTCCGGAAAGATTGAACGGGCAACTCTATGGGCGTCGGCATGAGTGCAAATGGTTCGATGATTTTGTCTTTGTGAGCTGCCAAGGGGATCCGGATAAGAAGGACTACTGGGGAGGAGTTAGATTTGCAAATCCTGACTTTGAGAGCAACTTCTTCGATCAACGACTGCAAGATTCACGAATTAGTGGACGTCCGGGGGAGAGTACGCTGGAACAAGTGAGAATTGAGAGTGCAGGAATCCTGCATGGTGAGAAGTCTCCTGCTGTTCAGTCTGTTTTCAAAAATCCCCGAATATCATCGGTTACAATAAGGAATTCAGCTCACCATGGATTGAATTTGATCTCACCCACTGGAAGTGTTCATGTGCAGTTCCTCCGAGTTTTTGGGACATTGGGTCAGGGAATCAATGCAATCTCCTTGACGGGAGAGGGGCGTGAAAGTGATGAATCCAGCTTTACACCTCTACGTTCTCTCGATCTTCCCTATTCTCTCTTCTCCCTGGTTGATATCTGTGATACCGAGAAGGAGATCACGATTGAGGAACGTGTGATCCTCTACTACAAATACGACAACAATCCCGTAAATTGCGTTAAGATCTTCAACAGTGCCTACAGGGTTAAACCTCTTGGATTTAGACTCCTTCAGTCGAATCTCTTCAATCATTCCCGCGAGTATGGGCGACGCGATGGGATTCATCTCTTTGACGGAGACATTTACAATGTgacttttgcaaagaaaattggcGTGATTGAGGCGGATTCCGGGAATGATAAGCAACTCTTCCGCACTACATTCCCATCGCTAAGTGTTCGTCTCGTGGCTAGTGGAGCTCCAGCTGATCATGGGTTCTTTGCAGAAATTGTAACTCTTCCCATCTCTGCCATTGGATTCA ATCGTGATTCGCAGCACAATGTTTCTAATTCGGAGATTACTGGAGCCATTCGAGGGGCTGTTTCGTACTCAACAGCTGGAGAAGTGTCCCCAACACTCACCTTCGAGCACAATCGTTTCATGAGGAACTGCCAGCAGCTCTATGGGAATTTTTCAACGTGTGAAGCAACAGTGAGGCTTGATGTGCAAAATATGCAATCCTTGTTCTTCAGG aataaTCTAGTTCAGTCAAATCAAGGTGGACTATTCATACGTTCCGACTCGAGAGGATCAGCTACATCCTTGCGTGGATGGGTGCATCATAATCTCTTCACGGGCAACCTAAATCGCCCATCCTTGCACGTTGAGGGTCGCCAGTCATCACCATACCAGGAAATAACAGTCTTCAAGAACTACTTCACGCAAAATTTGGCTGCATATGAAAATGTGATCAGGCTGAAGCAGGTGGTGTCCAACTTCTCCAACAATTACGTCCATAGGAATCGTGGTGGGAGAATTGTGGAAATTTCAGGCTTTGACAAAGTTCGCCTTCCTATTTATCAAACAACCTCCCACAATGGTTTCTATCA CAATGTTGCCACTGATTGGCGTGGGAGAGCAACAGTGGTGGCGGGAACAGCTGGACAAAACTATGTGGACAATATTTTCTACAATCCCGACAATGACTACGAAATGATCACAGTCAATCGATCAAT ATTCGAGTTTCAATTCTGGAACAG TACGCTTGATGTGTGGAAGACAAAGATCGATGCCCGACATAATTACTGGCACTACAACACAACACTCGCAGTTAGTGGGAGGATCAGAGATCGCGCAG aCGATCCGACCCTCTTGGAAGTACAATTCCTGCCATTTTACATGAATAATGAGACAATCCTCGATGGGAAGTGCCCACCAGGGTGGACCCTGATCGTGGACACGTGCTACATTTTCGTCGGTGCCCCCATGACGTTTTACGAAGCGCGAGACTTTTGTCGGTCCGACAATGCCTCAATGCCCTTCATAAGAGGTGATACATCACCCCTGTGGCACTTCCTCTCACGCCAAATGATGCACTTTag caGAGGCATTGAGAGGGTTTGGGTGCAGGACTTGAACTTTATTGATCAGTGCACAACATTCTTCTTCCGCAACATTGAATTGGATTCCTGTGACAATCGTAGGACATTTGTCTGCGAAATTGATCCCAag GTGATGATCGATCCTCTGTCATGGCGTGCCGATTTGTTGACCATCGGCCTGATATCTCTGCTTTGCCTGCTATTCCTGCTGCTCTTCTTCGTGCTGTGCTGCTGGTACTCCAAGTCTCGTGTGCGACACGTGCAGCGCCTTCAGCGACGAAATAGCATCCGACAGAGCTTGAGGAGTCTCAACAGCATTGACCCCCAGGGCTCCATGAGGCGCCGCAATATGAACATGTCACGCTCTAATGATATCCTCAGCACAACCACTGGGACGGATTACAAGAAAATGCCGTCTAATGGGTCAATTGATTCCATTGAGAAGAGTGCCCTTAGCTCTGAAACGAGCTACGATATGTACGATACGCAGAACAATGGGGCCCAAAGCGAGTATTCCCGGAAAGCACCCCAAGGGTATGGTAACGAATTTCTTTCGAATAAGTACGGCGAGTATGCGAACCAGAAAGCACAACGGAATGAAACAGCCAAGACACCCAAAGTTTATGGATTACCACAGTATGAGCCACAG GGCTTTGAATTGTCGTATCGAAATGAGGGTTTCCGGGATAATTCAACCTTTTCCGGGACACGCCAAAACTCCATTAGCACAACAATCAACGAAGATACCCCGATTATTCAGCAGGTGGATCCCGATGAGACGGGATCTGACTACTATGGTAATTCAAGCACCCTTCCGCTACGTCATCGGGATGAAAATTTGAGCTTCCTCAGTGAACTGAAGACTCGACTCCCAGACTATGAACCCCTTCCGCGGCAGAGCCCCAGCCATAGTAGCTTCCTGCCTGCACCCCCGACTCCGCCCACACAGAGTCAAAAGACTTTCACCCCTGCCGGGCCAGATGGGTACCATCAGCCACAAATACGACGGCCTGACTACCCGCCGCCCGAGGTGAAACGCCCAGAGTCCTACTACACGGCCATGAAGGCGGCCCGGGACTCACAAATGCCACCGCAGGGGTTACCCGTGAGTCGCCCCAGGACGGTGTATGAACCCTCCGGGGATGAGAGAGTACCTTCGAAGACGTACTCCCGATCAAAGTCGGAAGCCCTCCTCGAGACAAACTTCGACGAGGGCCCATCGAGTCCAACTCTCAAGCCCGACAATCGGAGCTACAGCCAACCACTTGAGACTGCAATGTAA